One Vicinamibacteria bacterium genomic window, CCTGGCTCATGGCGAGGTCGCGGGTCAGGGTCACCAGGCAATTCAAGCGTTCGTTGTGTCGCTCGAGTCGCGAGAGATACATCTCGGCCAGCTCGAGCGCGCTCACCTGACGCGTACGGACGAGCTCGGAGAGATGCGTCACCGGCCAGAAAGCGACGTCCTCGAGCACGCCCGGTCGCTCGACCCGAGGAGGTGGTGTCGGGCTAAATTCGCGCTCGCGGGCCTCGGGAGCCTCTCCGGCAACGCGAGGGTCGAAGTGGAGAGGCAGCGGGACACTGTTATCGATGCGAACTTCACGAAGCTCTTCGTATCGCCCGAGGTTCTCGTTCAGCCCCTCGAGCATCGCTCGTTGCTCATCCGGAGTGAGATCGATCCCGGAGAGCTTCGCCGCCTCCTCGACGGCACCGAGTGTGATTCCCTCATTCTCTTGCTGCTTCCATTTCGCCCAGAGAACACCGGGCAGAAGCGTAGTCGAGAGTCCGGTGCTCGCAAAAAAGGCAAGGAAGCGCCTGCGGGTCGCCTCGTTCGAGTCTGCTTCCTTCATCATGGCGCCGATTCTAGATCGCGTCGTCGTAGGCGAGCCATCTTCGTCTCGGTCCCCTGTTAGAATTCCTCGTCTTGGCGAGAATTCGTCCTCTCACTCTCGGCCCTATCGTCGGGGCAACGACCGCTTCCACCGTGCGACTGTGGGGACGGGCCGAGTACGAAACGACATCGACCGGACTCCGTCGCGCGGTAGGCGTCGTGCGTATCCGTGGCGCGAAGCGTCGGTTTCGCTCTCCCGTCTTCTTCAAAACGAGCCCAACTTTCGATATGACGGGCGTCGTGGTCCTCGATTCTCTCGAGCCCGATTCCATTCACGAGTACCAGATGGGCTACTTCTATTCGAATGCCGAGCCGGAAGATCTCGGTGCTTCCACGCCGCTCGATTGGCGGGCGGCAAGCCGGTCTTCGTTCCGCACCGGTACCGACGATCCCTCCGCGAGCCGCACGTTCGTCTTCGGGTCCTGCCGCTATCTGCTGCGCTTGCTGGGAGGCGCCTGGTTCGACGCGCGTGGCGACAAGATCTTCGAGTCCATCCTCCGCCAGATCGACGAGGGTGGCAGCGAGATCCATGGTTTCCTGATGGTGGGGGATCAGATCTACGCGGACGACCTGGGCGCCTTTTTCCCCGACCGCCTGCCCGACGAATACCTGAAGCGCTATCGCGACGCCTTCTCACAGCCGGGCATTCGAGAGCTGATGAGCCGGGTTCCAACCTATATGACGCTCGACGATCACGAGATCGAGGACGCCTGGCCGAAGAACGCCTCTCCGTCGGACTTCCGCGTCAAGTACCCCGCTGCCATGCATGCCTACCAGGTTTACCAGGCGAGCCACAGCCCTCTCTTTAGCGTGCGAGGACACAGGATCGAGGGGATTCCCGAAAAGCTCTGGTACACGTTCCGAGACGGTTGCTGTGATTTCTTCGTGATGGACGTTCGCACCGAGCGCGTGCTCGGAGGACCC contains:
- a CDS encoding alkaline phosphatase D family protein, whose product is MARIRPLTLGPIVGATTASTVRLWGRAEYETTSTGLRRAVGVVRIRGAKRRFRSPVFFKTSPTFDMTGVVVLDSLEPDSIHEYQMGYFYSNAEPEDLGASTPLDWRAASRSSFRTGTDDPSASRTFVFGSCRYLLRLLGGAWFDARGDKIFESILRQIDEGGSEIHGFLMVGDQIYADDLGAFFPDRLPDEYLKRYRDAFSQPGIRELMSRVPTYMTLDDHEIEDAWPKNASPSDFRVKYPAAMHAYQVYQASHSPLFSVRGHRIEGIPEKLWYTFRDGCCDFFVMDVRTERVLGGPGEARLVSSEQMSALLSWLTDGSGRVKLVVSSVPLFPETRAKTDDHWAGFPRDRHALLSHIVEHRVERVVFLSGDIHASLSAELCGIEGTKTRLISVISSPFFWPYP